From bacterium:
CTTCCATACTTGTTAGTATAACTTTCCCTCCAACTGAATTGATTTTTTGTTCGAAACCCCAATACCGTTTGTAATAATAACTATTCTTTATTTTCTTTATATTCTTTGCAGTAGACATAAGAAAGTAACTGTTTTTGTGTTTTAGGTTCAACAGATACTCAGCTGCAATGTATCCTCCATGAAAATCATCTGACATAACTGATACAACATTTTTATTTTCAACTTTTGTACGGAGTGAAACAACAGGGATATTCAAACTATTTATGTCTTTGGAATTATCATAATTATCTCTTGGATCTAAAATTATTCCATCCACTCCTCTACTAGCCAGATAATGCAAGTAATACTTCTCTTTATCTTTACTACTGTTTAAACACAGAATAATATTATAATTGTATTTCTCCAGTTCATGTTGAATTCCAGTTAGTATTTTATCAAAAAAAGATTTACTTGTTTCAGGAAATATAACGCCTATTAACCCGGTTCTTTTCTTAGCTAGCATTGATGCCGAAATATTTTTTCTGATAATTATGTTTTTTTGCGATAGATTTGACTTTTTTTACAGTCTCATTAGAAAATGGTATATTTGAACTTTTGTTATTTAATATGCGGGAAACAGTGAAAATGGAAACTTGAGCTTCTTTTGCTATGTTTTTTATAGTAACCATAAAAACCTAATGCACTAAACGTTTATATTATAACAAATTTAATAAATTTGTCAAGTCATTTTTGCTGACACAATAGGTTATATGACTAGATTAGTTTTTTATTTACGTTTTTTCTTTTAACAATGCTTTTCTATAAGACTCTGCCTTAAGATTATTAATCTCTTTAGCTTGAGCTCTTGTAAAAATTTTCATTTTGCCCAGTGACTTTGCCGCTACGAACGTTTTGCAGGCATCTTCAATGAGAAGTGTTCTATAATAAGCTTCCACTAAATTTGAGCCAACAGTCAAGAGCCCATGATTGCACATCAGGACAGCGTTATGTTCTTTTATAACT
This genomic window contains:
- a CDS encoding LacI family transcriptional regulator, with protein sequence MLAKKRTGLIGVIFPETSKSFFDKILTGIQHELEKYNYNIILCLNSSKDKEKYYLHYLASRGVDGIILDPRDNYDNSKDINSLNIPVVSLRTKVENKNVVSVMSDDFHGGYIAAEYLLNLKHKNSYFLMSTAKNIKKIKNSYYYKRYWGFEQKINSVGGKVILTSMEDIITNIENNRDVKAIFAANDEIAIEFYFKAHCSNIKIPLDISVIGYNNDDVTKHLIPPLTTINQAKEQLGEMSAEKLMFLIEGKKAMDLKLPPELIIRKSCIEFTKQ
- a CDS encoding LacI family DNA-binding transcriptional regulator, coding for MVTIKNIAKEAQVSIFTVSRILNNKSSNIPFSNETVKKVKSIAKKHNYQKKYFGINAS